The following are from one region of the Deinococcus aerophilus genome:
- a CDS encoding chemotaxis protein CheB gives MSDSQPHDPSQTDEQQHSPGEPLADAPQPGQPPSEPAPAPQHGEDEERPLVVVGIGGSAGALDGYERFFLSLPPDSGMAFVVVTHLDPHQRGLMPEILQRCTVMPVVQIEDGMTAQPNRVHVIPPGHSLSIMNGVLLLEDLQLAQGRVIDSFFESLASDQGENAVGIILSGMGSDGTRGIQAIREQFGLTLVQDPHSAEYPAMPRSAAATQMANDVLPAEDLAPRLYSFVRRARTLNPGDFDGDDGWASAPLQKILRLVRVRTGHDFTRYKRSTLVRRIDRRMKGHRLEDISEYIRLLQDSKEEADSLFRDFTINVTSFFRDVDAFDELKDQMRRLIQTTKQDLDSVRVWVALRSCTCITTPKRSQPRESGSVEVTDSG, from the coding sequence ATGTCCGATTCACAGCCCCATGACCCCTCACAGACCGACGAGCAGCAGCACAGCCCCGGAGAACCGCTCGCCGACGCGCCCCAGCCCGGCCAGCCGCCCTCAGAACCCGCACCGGCCCCTCAGCACGGCGAGGATGAGGAACGCCCGCTTGTGGTGGTCGGCATCGGCGGATCTGCTGGGGCGCTCGACGGCTACGAACGCTTCTTCCTGAGCCTGCCGCCGGACAGCGGCATGGCCTTTGTGGTGGTGACGCACCTTGATCCACATCAGCGCGGCCTGATGCCCGAGATCCTGCAACGCTGCACGGTCATGCCGGTGGTGCAGATCGAGGATGGCATGACCGCGCAGCCCAACCGCGTGCATGTGATTCCGCCGGGCCACAGCCTGTCCATCATGAACGGCGTGCTGCTGCTCGAGGATCTGCAGCTGGCCCAGGGCCGGGTCATCGACAGCTTCTTCGAATCGCTGGCCAGCGACCAGGGCGAGAACGCGGTGGGAATCATCCTGTCGGGCATGGGCAGCGACGGTACCCGCGGCATTCAGGCCATCCGCGAGCAGTTTGGCCTGACCCTGGTGCAAGACCCCCACTCTGCCGAGTATCCGGCCATGCCCCGCAGCGCGGCGGCCACGCAGATGGCGAACGACGTGTTGCCGGCCGAGGACCTCGCGCCGCGCCTGTACAGTTTTGTGAGGCGGGCGCGCACCCTGAATCCGGGCGACTTTGACGGCGACGACGGCTGGGCCAGCGCGCCGCTGCAAAAGATCCTGCGGCTGGTCCGGGTGCGGACCGGCCATGACTTCACGCGCTACAAACGCAGCACCCTGGTGCGCCGCATCGACCGGCGCATGAAGGGACACCGCCTCGAGGACATCTCGGAATACATCCGGCTGCTGCAAGACAGCAAGGAAGAGGCGGACTCCCTGTTCCGGGACTTCACCATCAACGTGACCAGCTTTTTCCGGGACGTGGACGCCTTCGATGAACTCAAGGACCAGATGCGCCGGCTCATCCAGACCACCAAGCAGGATCTGGACAGCGTGCGGGTGTGGGTAGCACTCAGGAGTTGCACCTGCATAACGACGCCAAAGCGCTCCCAGCCGAGAGAATCTGGGAGTGTCGAAGTCACAGATTCTGG